TTAATTATTACAAGCAGAGCTTCTATTTGTAgaataaggaaaataacttttGCTCTCCtgcacaggattgttgtgaggctcactAGGAGTAGTGGCATTATCATGAAACGTTTTCAGACAACCTGCTAGTAATCAAATGTTAAACAACCTAgcctttagaaagaaaaaaagaagacccCAAGACACATTTTTTGAGTTTGATCTGCATCACTACATTTTCTAATATCTAGACAATGAatagaacaataaatcaagtccacATTTGTAGCATTTATTGATTTCAAAAGTGTAAATGCTCAAACTAAAAATTTAGCTATTGAATCTCTCTCAAAACCATTTAGATTGGGCTTTAATATACCTATGGTGCTTTGTATCTCTAAAGTACTACACAGAAAGAGGTATGATCACTATGTTAGTTTATGAAGGAAATatctctttatctgtctgtctatacaTCTGTCTGCCTATCAATCCAATTATCATCTACCTATCCATATTTAACCTATCTATCTACTATCTGACTCTAGccatctatttatctacttatagatatagatatatagctatACCTAGATATAAATAGGGTACCTATGAATAGAAGAAACTAGTATGGTGCATGCTTGATAGGAGCAAAGAGTAAGAAAGAAGGGAATTGGtccatttgctttatttttcacttttagcTGTAAATTCAAATGTCACAAATTTTTTTGAGGAAGATAGTTCTAGTTATTAGGAtcccttcattctttctccttaGGTACTTATAGCCTAATCTTCTACTATAATTATAGTTCCAGGTCTTCTCTAGTcatattcttcttgttctttcaagtaaaaatatattagaaaggaTATTTCATCCATAAGAGGGGAGCACAACTGCTCACCTGAGACCATGCACATCTGGGCACCTATCACTGTCAGGGCCAAGTATTTTTTTATTGCTGGAAAAGTCTTACCTTTATGGGTAGATTATTACTCTTTAAAAGAATTCTGATTATGAAGCATGaagaatattgttgttgttcaatcatgctGAGCTTTCCTAACCCCATATGGTGATGAGAAGAGTCAGGATGGCATATTGGATAGAGAGCTAACTTAAGGACTAGTTTCAAGGAATTCTACTCAAGGAGAATTGAATTCAAAACCTGTCTCTCTTCCATACTGTCTGagtaatcttggacaaatcacttaacctctcagtgttctaAAACTATAAATGTTCAGTAATGGTAGATTGAAGATCGAATACTTAAATTTTGCTAAATACCATAGATTTCATTCAACTCTTGATAAAATATCATCACTGCAGCACTAAGGaagtggaagaaagaagagaaggaggaatagAAGGTAGTAGAGGAGGTGGAGATGATGATGACAGACTTTGGATCAGAATTAGCAAGTCAAATAGAATTGATGCATTAAAGTGCAGCTTGTTATAGTATTTACTTTTCCCCAGGCAGGCTACATTGAGCACAAAGTGATAAATGAGAAATTTGTGGCCTTGTCAAAAGACTCATTGGCATCCTGGAGGCAAGTCTCATAGGGAAGAGTATGTTTAGAGCAATTAACACCTTCTCAAGGGTAATATTAAAGTGTATGTCAGTTAAATGACCCAcaatggaaaaatacaaaagtatgctaataaaaacacaaacaatattaacaaaatataagGACATAATTCTAAAGTAACCACAAAAATGGACATTTTCttatcaaaagggagaaaaaagactgaagtgctttttaaagttttagaattttaaagctttttaaatctATAGAAATATTTCCTGAAATTTTGGTCCTAATTAATGCTCACTCAGAGAATAACAGCAAACACTAACAACAGACACCTGCCACTTAATTTATCATTGAAATAACTAAAATTCAGATCTGGGACTTCATAACCAACATTTATGTGAACTAAAGTAACAATATGTCAACAAAGTAGCATAAAACAAAGATACAAGTTATGGTGATATAAGTATAGGAGTAGTACAGATTAGAAATTGTTGCTATTAGAAATTTCAGAAAGCCCAAGAGACATCTTGTGCTAAACCTAGTCAAAGCTCGTCACTATCACCTCAACTACAACTTCCGGTTCAGACACCAAAAGAGAAAACCTAGGACCTGAGCCCCAAACCATAAGCTTTACTTCCAATCGAATCCTGTAGTCACCATCCAGGGAAGcaactttttaaaagagaactgattattttttctacttgtgCTATAATCCTTGCTTCATGAATAACCACTGCTACtgaagactggaaaagaaagttcttgccacCTCAAGCCCTTAACTCGGTTAAACATTCAGCAACAGAAATGCATCTGGTTTTATCAGTGGGCATAAAATTAAAGACGCTCCATTATCAGCTATTTTGCCACTGTATCTGAGGAACATGGGAATTTTTCCTTGGACTTATAGCTGAAACtttctatgaatattttctccttcattagaatgttaAGTCTTTGAGGGGATGTATTGTTTTACTTTACTGTTTGTGGtcataaatacttttttcatttattcactcattcttaAGTATCTGGATTAATGAACTGGTTCACAGTTTGTAAGGAAATGGCAGAAACTTACACAACAATCCagagagataagtgctattattatccccatcttggtaaggaaactgagggagaggtcaaatgacttatccaaagtcacacaacacTGCCACCTACCTGCCGTTAATATCTACTGAATATGTAGATAATTATTATTAGGTGACCAGAATCATACACTGGAAACTTGCTGATCTTCATAATATAATAGGAGGAAAGTCCCTTTGTTGCAAATGAAAACATTCTAAAACACCTTGAAAATTCAAGGacttaattatattaaaattgatGGATTACTAAAGACAAACCTGTCACCAGCACTGAACACTGGCCCTCCAAAACTTAGGAGCAATATATTGAGTTGAGGTTACCATGTACAATCTTCCTAAACCTCAAGTACATGAAAGCTTTTCAAAAAATAGAGACTTAGAAATCAAAACCATGCAGAAACAGCACAAATTATATATCATCCCAGTTACCATGTCTGAATTGTCTGAATAATGCTTCTAGTGAGTCTACAGGAAATAAATTCCCCTCCCAATACCTCTATTCAAAtccaaaaaaggaataaaatcagTCATTTTATTGATCTTTAAAGTAGTCTGCTGAACAagaaacttaaaataataatagtataatagtAGTATCTTAGGGCTATTTCTGACTGAATTACATCAAACATAAagctaaaaagaataaaacaataataacctatatttacatagtactttaaagtttgcaatgcctcattttatccttatgacTAACCTATGAAGCAGATACCATGGGAATTATTACTATTTCATTTATCACACTGTATAGGTGAGGGGAACAGAGACAGAGGATGAAGATTTGTCCAAAATCCTATAGAAGTCTAATCCTAGCTTTGCTACACAAATGACATCCCCTTTACCTtattaggttttttgtttgtttttgtttgtttgttttgtttgggttttttgttgaggcaattggggttaagtgatttgcccaggggcccacagctaggaagtgttcagtgtctgagatcacatttgaactcaggtcctccttgcTGCCCCTCTTTATtactttctgatttaaaaaaaaaaaaaaaaagcaaaaacttgcCCCTTATAAGGAAGGGAGTGGAGCCCAAAATCTATTAAAAGGAGTAGCAAACTGAGCTTTGATTCCCAGTTCTACTTTTGGATATATGGCATTGGAGAAATAGTTTAACCCATTCAGAGCCATCTTTACTTCATTACATTTTTCTCTCATGTACATACATAAGACAAAATATTTTGAAGGTAATTAAGTGAACCCTTCTAGCAACATGCTAAATCATGACCATGTATACTTTGAATGCAGTTTTATTAATCAGTGCTTTACAACTAcctaacttttcttttcctttcttttcttttttttggtatgctctttctctgttttattgatatgatcatttgaagatataaattttccattGATTACTGCTTTTTCTGCAAttcatacattttggtatgttttcaCATTATTGTAATTGTCTTCaatgaaattactgattgttgctatgtttgtttttttttctttaacatattCATTCTTTAATAGAATAATACAATTAAGTTTTATGGttgagttcaccccattcacatacAAAGTTTAAAATGACTAGTTGTGTATTTCTCAtcatcctattttcctttttttttattattaattttataattataacatttttttgacagtacatatgcataggtaattttttttacattatcccttgtactcccttctgttccgaattttccctccaccccctcccctagatggcaggcattcccatacatattaaatatgttatagtatatcctagatacaatatatgtgtgtagaaccaaactttttgttgttgttgtttcaaaggaagaattggattcaaaaggtaaaaataatctgggaataaaaacaaaaatataaagagtttacactcatttcccagtattccttctctgggtgtagctgattctgtccatcattgatcaattggatctgagttaaatcttctctttgttgaagaatacatcatcatacagtattgttgttgaagtctatagtgatctcttggtcctgctcatttcactcagcatcaattcatgtaagtctctccaggcctttctgaaatcatcctgctggtcatttcttacagaacaataatattccataatattcatataccacaatgtattcagccattctccaattcttgcattttctagttttatttttgatttatttgcttcacCTTGGGTTGGTCAAAATTACAGTGCTGAGACCTCCCAGGTATCCAGGggaaggtaattcaataattcaaatattcagaaggaGAATGTGTAatattgtgcctcagtttccctcaattGGCATTTGGCAGACATCAAAATACAAAGATGACAATCTGTTCTGGGATAACTGTTTCCAAGACAGTTGGTTGTTAGGATTACAgagtgataactcaggttgtctggacaattctctagctcagaattcacacctttggtttgggcctctAAGGGGAGTTGACACATTTGGACTTCTAAAGAGGAGTTTGCACATTtagaggagtttacacatttaaaggagtttacacctttaaaaggagcaagttcattggctgtgaGAGTTCTTAtaggcccattctctgggaggataaaagaggcaacattgggcctggagaaggGTCTAGACTGGGATTGAGTTTAGATGGCAATCTGAAAGGAGAGAGTctggacaagagttggaggaaattcagagccaggattcaggaagaagaggatttgagagtctacctttgctctggctggaggctccagaagcttcccaagaaacctgctcacagaggaaaagattttatagaaaagagatctcctcccagagaaggattaataactgagcaacaacagaactttacattttggcgcccaacgtggggcacaAACCCATtaccctgagattaagagtctcatgctctaccaACTGAGCTAGCTGGACTTTAAGATTAGGGCTAGCTGTGACTCGCGATGGCCAAAGAGCTCGCCAAACTCGAGTACCTGTCCCTGGTCTCCAAAGTATGCACTGAGCTGGACAACCACCTTGGGATCAATGACAAGGACTTAGCTGAATTTGTGATAAGTCTTGCAGAGAAAAATACAACCTTTGACACTTTTAAAGCTTCTCTTACCAAAAATGGTGCTGAATTCACAGACTCTCTCATTAGTAACTTGTTACGCCTCATACAGACCATGCGGCCCCCAGCAAAGCCTTCTGCTAACAAAGATCCAGTTATTAAACccaagacagaaaaggagaagctCAAGGACCTCTTCCCAGCACTTTGCCAACCAGACAATCCTGCAATTAGGACCATGCTTGATGAAGATGATGTGAAAGTAGCCGTAGATGTCCTCAAAGAGTTAAATGCTTTAAAGCCTAGTGCTGCAGCACAGAAGCAGAGAGGCTCTGAACATTGTGatagagcaaagaagaaaaaaaggagtcgTAGTCGAAGTCGAGATAGAGACCACAAGTGGAGACACCAGTCCCGATCAAGATCATCACGTTCTAGGACTCAAAACAGGAATAAAGGGAAATCTAGATATCGATCAAAGAGCAGAAGTCAGAGTCCTGTTAAAGACTATAAGGACTGTGATAAATATGGGGAAAAGAGCAATGACAGATGGCAAGACAAACATATGGATAGGCCTCTTCCTGAAGAGCCTTCTATTGGGGAAATTTACAATGGCAGAGTTACCAGCATCATGCAATTTGGGTGTTTTGTACAACTGGAAGGACTAAGGAAACGGTGGGAAGGTTTAGTTCACATCTCTGAGCTTCGTCGGGAGGGCCGAGTGGCCAATGTCACTGATGTGGTGAGCAAAGGCCAGAGAGTTAAGGTGAAAGTCCTGTCCTTCACTGGGACCAAAACCAGCCTGAGCATGAAGAATGTGGATCAGGATACTGGAGAAGaacccatttcagctagaaaagttTACTAGTTTAATCCttaaagtaagttccctgtttgtctatttaaAATTTCCTGGTTACTGGGGACTTCTTTGATGAATGTAGAGTCTTTGGTCCACATGTTGGGTGACAATTATGAAGACTGAGCTAGCACCCTGgctaccttagaatcagctggagtcaggataggcaaaagtccttggtctttattcttggtctttgggGGGGCAGTCAGGGGAAATGGGCACAGCAATCTCcacatcttccttctttctccctaccATCAAAAAGTAACTCTggtttgtcttactccaccctctaatcccctcttacaattctctgtatacaccaacagattgagccaacacagaatagtgggccaggccattctccaagcatatgctaatagagtattgtccaattggtaattagccttaattgCTTGGTtatctgacctcagtgcatcaactcagtttcagccctttacagctTTCCATCTATTTTTACAccaattttctctcttctaataAAATTCAAGGTGATTGAATGCAGGGACTATCTGTTATACTCCTGTTTTGAAAAGGTGATTTAGCTCTAGTACAATGCCTTCACTTCACAAGTTTCcaaataatatgtatttaattgaattaagtGCCAATATATCTTAGATGAAACTTAAAGAAAATCAGACTGAAAGCTAAAAGTTGAATTATTATTATGAGCACCatcatcaataaacattcaaatgtttactactattattaataatattgttatttctCATTGGAATTTGCATCTGTGAAAGAACTTTTATGGCTTTAGCAGGAAATAGAAGCTAATTTCCTCCAATTTTAATCATATGTCATTTaacctatcaaaaaaaaaaaaaaatctgtaaaatcaGTACCAGAACTCAGTCATAGCAACTATTTCACATTGAAGAAGtaaacaaaggaagaaagcaaagaagggcaggggaggaaggagggaaaagagaaagagaaatcacaGATATGTGCTTGATAGGGTTTTAGGTATTAGGTATTTGATCAGGATTATGGGTGTACTTAGGCAGCTAAGAAGTTccatggatagagtaccaggtctggagttagaatgactcatctttgtgagttcaaatctggcctcagatacttactagatgtgtgactttggacaaatcatttacctctatttgtttctgtttcctcatctataaattcagctggagaaaaaaaaaaattggcaaaactggtattttttccaagaaaactccaaataaagttATAAAGAGTTGGtcaagactgaaaaaaatgactgaaaaaaaaaaaatgtgtatactTGATATTGaaatgtagggagaaaaaaatccctgctgaatattttatttttagt
The DNA window shown above is from Sminthopsis crassicaudata isolate SCR6 chromosome 2, ASM4859323v1, whole genome shotgun sequence and carries:
- the LOC141552945 gene encoding ATP-dependent RNA helicase DHX8-like, encoding MAKELAKLEYLSLVSKVCTELDNHLGINDKDLAEFVISLAEKNTTFDTFKASLTKNGAEFTDSLISNLLRLIQTMRPPAKPSANKDPVIKPKTEKEKLKDLFPALCQPDNPAIRTMLDEDDVKVAVDVLKELNALKPSAAAQKQRGSEHCDRAKKKKRSRSRSRDRDHKWRHQSRSRSSRSRTQNRNKGKSRYRSKSRSQSPVKDYKDCDKYGEKSNDRWQDKHMDRPLPEEPSIGEIYNGRVTSIMQFGCFVQLEGLRKRWEGLVHISELRREGRVANVTDVVSKGQRVKVKVLSFTGTKTSLSMKNVDQDTGEEPISARKVY